A single genomic interval of Antarcticibacterium arcticum harbors:
- a CDS encoding MDR family MFS transporter produces the protein MRKLLRAYIGSFSDLRREVWILAFITFINRAGTMVIPFLSLYLTKNRGFTLEEVGWILTFFGLGSVAGSWLGGKLVDSIGHYKTMAGSLLLSGLFFVLLQFPVSFWGICAGIFVVMTIADAFRPAVFVAISAYSKPENRTRSITLIRLAINLGFSTGPAVGGLIISGAGYSGLFWVDGITCALAGILLLKMLHPKKALENPKEIALNPKLMMKDKPYLIFIGAMILFGFVFLQYFSTMPLYYARVHFLSEFQIGILMGLNGFLIFLLEMPLIKYLESRVRSTLFHVITGTILIGISFVLINLTGWVGILVVAMLFLTLGEMIAFPFSNSFALKRAEGGKQGSYMALYSIAFSMGHIFGHNSGMQLIGKFGYDLTWNVMIVLSAISCALLVYVLFLVKKEKEAGAVNYYNT, from the coding sequence ATCAGGAAATTACTTAGAGCATATATAGGTTCTTTCAGCGATCTTCGCAGGGAGGTTTGGATTCTGGCGTTTATTACATTTATAAACAGGGCGGGTACTATGGTAATTCCATTCTTATCCCTGTATCTTACAAAAAACCGCGGCTTTACCCTGGAGGAAGTAGGCTGGATCCTTACCTTTTTTGGCCTGGGATCTGTTGCAGGATCCTGGTTGGGTGGAAAGCTCGTGGACAGTATTGGCCATTACAAAACCATGGCAGGCAGTCTCTTACTCTCGGGATTATTTTTTGTCCTCCTGCAGTTCCCGGTTTCCTTTTGGGGCATATGCGCCGGTATTTTTGTGGTCATGACCATTGCCGATGCTTTCAGGCCGGCGGTTTTCGTAGCCATTAGCGCATATAGTAAACCCGAAAATCGTACCAGATCTATCACATTAATAAGACTTGCCATAAACCTGGGTTTTTCTACCGGCCCTGCCGTGGGAGGATTGATAATTTCAGGAGCCGGCTACAGCGGATTATTTTGGGTAGACGGTATTACATGTGCGTTGGCCGGGATCTTATTGCTTAAAATGCTGCATCCTAAAAAGGCACTGGAAAATCCTAAGGAAATTGCCCTGAACCCGAAACTAATGATGAAAGATAAACCTTACCTCATTTTTATTGGCGCAATGATACTTTTTGGATTTGTATTTCTTCAGTATTTTTCCACTATGCCCTTATACTATGCGAGGGTTCATTTTTTAAGTGAATTTCAAATAGGCATTTTAATGGGTCTCAATGGCTTTTTAATATTCCTTCTGGAAATGCCGCTTATTAAATATCTGGAATCGCGGGTACGGTCTACCTTATTTCATGTAATTACCGGAACCATTTTAATTGGAATTAGCTTTGTGCTTATTAATCTTACAGGATGGGTGGGAATTCTTGTGGTTGCAATGTTATTTCTAACACTGGGAGAGATGATCGCTTTTCCATTCTCCAACAGTTTTGCCCTTAAAAGAGCTGAAGGAGGGAAACAGGGTTCCTATATGGCTCTATATAGTATAGCTTTTTCCATGGGCCATATATTTGGCCATAACAGCGGGATGCAGCTTATAGGAAAATTTGGTTATGACCTCACGTGGAATGTGATGATAGTGCTGAGTGCAATATCGTGCGCTTTGCTGGTATATGTCCTATTCCTGGTAAAGAAAGAGAAAGAGGCTGGTGCAGTTAATTATTATAATACTTAG
- a CDS encoding DUF1328 domain-containing protein, producing the protein MKNYTILFLVLTALTGLIGFAGLSFKGIEFVRIGFLIFADILIISVLAKLFFSNAGKMKLERIRK; encoded by the coding sequence ATGAAAAATTATACTATATTATTTTTAGTTCTAACAGCATTAACGGGTTTAATAGGCTTTGCCGGATTAAGCTTTAAAGGAATTGAGTTTGTGAGGATAGGCTTTCTGATCTTTGCCGATATTTTAATAATATCTGTTCTTGCAAAACTCTTCTTTTCAAATGCAGGAAAAATGAAACTTGAACGAATTCGAAAATAA
- a CDS encoding DEAD/DEAH box helicase, producing the protein MTFNDLELTEPLQKAVQKAGYTTPTPIQQQSIPAILKGRDILGCAQTGTGKTAAFSIPTIQLLSLNINGRGGKAPIKSLILTPTRELAIQIGESIAEYGAYSPLKHLVIFGGVPQHSQVQALRNGVDILVATPGRLLDLVDQGYISLSQIEIFTLDEADRMLDMGFVHDVKKVIKKIPVKRQTLFFSATMPDAILDLANSILTNPLKVEVTPVSSTAELIQQEVYFIDKNNKKNLLVDLLEKSDADRVLVFTRTKHGANKVVKDMIKAGIKSEAIHGNKTQNARQKALTNFKNKTTRVLVATDIAARGIDIDELALVINYEIPNIAETYVHRIGRTGRAGASGKAISFSDYEEKAYIRDIQKLIGLNIPVVNNHDYPMEFFEVPEKKPQQRRPSRNANSKSAPKKTGQGLAANRNRFGRQGNK; encoded by the coding sequence ATGACATTTAACGACTTAGAATTAACTGAACCCTTGCAAAAGGCGGTTCAAAAAGCAGGATATACAACTCCCACCCCTATACAACAACAATCTATTCCCGCGATATTAAAGGGAAGGGATATATTGGGATGCGCACAAACGGGAACCGGAAAAACTGCGGCATTTTCAATCCCTACAATTCAATTACTTAGCTTAAACATAAACGGTAGAGGTGGGAAAGCCCCTATAAAAAGTTTGATCCTTACTCCTACCCGGGAGCTGGCCATACAAATTGGTGAGAGTATTGCCGAGTATGGTGCCTATAGCCCCCTGAAACATTTGGTAATATTTGGTGGGGTACCACAACACTCTCAGGTACAAGCCCTGCGTAACGGAGTGGACATCCTTGTAGCAACCCCGGGAAGATTACTGGATCTTGTGGATCAGGGTTATATTTCCCTTTCGCAGATAGAGATCTTTACCCTGGATGAGGCAGACAGGATGCTGGATATGGGATTTGTTCACGATGTAAAGAAAGTGATCAAAAAAATACCGGTAAAAAGACAAACCCTTTTCTTTTCAGCAACCATGCCAGATGCCATCCTGGACCTTGCCAATAGTATTTTGACCAATCCGCTGAAGGTGGAAGTAACTCCTGTTTCTTCTACTGCTGAATTGATACAACAGGAAGTTTACTTTATAGACAAGAACAATAAAAAGAATTTACTGGTAGATCTTCTGGAAAAATCTGATGCTGACAGGGTTTTGGTCTTTACAAGGACCAAGCACGGGGCAAATAAGGTTGTAAAGGATATGATCAAGGCCGGAATAAAATCTGAAGCTATTCACGGAAACAAAACCCAGAATGCCAGACAAAAAGCTTTGACGAATTTTAAAAATAAAACAACCCGTGTACTGGTTGCTACAGATATTGCTGCCCGGGGAATAGATATAGATGAGCTTGCGCTCGTGATCAATTACGAGATCCCGAACATTGCAGAAACCTATGTTCACCGTATTGGAAGGACAGGACGTGCAGGAGCAAGTGGTAAAGCTATTTCTTTTTCAGATTATGAAGAGAAGGCGTATATAAGGGATATTCAAAAATTAATAGGATTGAACATTCCGGTGGTTAATAACCATGATTACCCTATGGAATTTTTTGAAGTTCCTGAGAAAAAACCTCAACAAAGAAGGCCTTCAAGAAATGCCAATTCTAAATCGGCACCCAAAAAGACCGGACAGGGACTTGCCGCAAACAGAAACCGTTTTGGAAGACAGGGAAATAAATAA
- a CDS encoding class I SAM-dependent methyltransferase: MPQTETVLEDREINKGHSENYFGDYRDFWWNKAFLDMTAKRLDLGRHSNMLDVGCGNGHWTRTLAPYLKPGTQITAVDSDPRWYTENIELEHFLVSTGKTFSLLEGDAQELPFPNDSFDLVTCQTVLIHVPYPAKAIQEMKRVLKPGGTLLCVEPNNIVQSLIKTSLTKNDSIEETLDHIKYRLIIEKGKRKMGRGDNSLGDLLPGMFAEEGLRDIEVRLSDKAIAMYPPYDNEEQLATLKQWMKGSSWKSNTQKDIDFFSAAGEEFMPFYFEYQEKYARNDEHVMGALQREQYHAAGGSLMYLVSCTK; the protein is encoded by the coding sequence TTGCCGCAAACAGAAACCGTTTTGGAAGACAGGGAAATAAATAAGGGACATTCAGAAAATTATTTCGGCGATTACCGGGATTTTTGGTGGAATAAAGCTTTCCTGGATATGACCGCAAAACGGTTGGATCTGGGAAGGCATTCCAATATGCTGGACGTTGGCTGCGGAAACGGCCATTGGACCAGGACGCTGGCGCCTTATTTAAAACCGGGAACCCAGATCACTGCTGTAGACAGTGATCCGCGCTGGTATACCGAAAATATTGAATTGGAGCATTTTCTTGTAAGTACAGGGAAAACTTTTTCTCTGCTCGAGGGTGATGCCCAGGAACTCCCCTTTCCTAATGACAGTTTTGACCTGGTAACCTGCCAGACCGTACTTATTCACGTACCTTATCCTGCCAAAGCCATACAGGAGATGAAAAGGGTCCTGAAACCAGGTGGAACGCTCCTGTGTGTTGAGCCAAATAATATAGTACAAAGCCTTATTAAAACCTCTCTCACAAAAAACGATTCAATTGAGGAAACCCTGGATCATATCAAATACCGACTTATTATTGAAAAAGGGAAGAGAAAGATGGGCCGGGGAGATAATTCCCTGGGAGACCTGCTTCCCGGCATGTTTGCAGAAGAAGGCCTGCGGGATATAGAAGTTCGGCTGTCAGACAAAGCAATTGCTATGTATCCTCCATATGACAATGAGGAGCAACTGGCCACTCTAAAACAATGGATGAAAGGCAGTTCCTGGAAATCCAACACTCAAAAAGATATAGATTTTTTTAGTGCTGCGGGGGAAGAGTTTATGCCATTTTATTTTGAATATCAGGAAAAATATGCCCGTAATGATGAACATGTGATGGGCGCACTACAAAGGGAGCAATATCATGCAGCAGGTGGTTCTTTAATGTATTTGGTGAGCTGCACCAAATAA
- a CDS encoding sigma-70 family RNA polymerase sigma factor, whose product METSEIWNKYSEELRGYLLKKTGDIVLAEDMLHETFIKVHLNISQLRSEEQLKYWVYRIADNTLTDHFRRKPLSETVPASEENEETPTHTAGDCLLPLIKKLPKKYREAVLLSDIQGLKQNKVAEILGMSLSGAKSRIQRGRKLIQQGFVNCCDYTINEQGFLVGDDKTEDECKVCS is encoded by the coding sequence ATGGAAACCAGTGAAATTTGGAATAAATATTCAGAAGAACTGCGGGGTTATCTGTTAAAGAAGACCGGGGATATTGTGTTGGCTGAAGATATGCTGCACGAAACTTTTATTAAGGTGCATTTGAATATTTCTCAATTACGATCTGAAGAGCAACTCAAATATTGGGTATACAGGATTGCCGATAATACACTTACCGATCATTTCCGCAGAAAACCCTTATCCGAAACTGTGCCCGCTTCCGAAGAAAATGAAGAAACACCTACTCATACCGCCGGGGATTGCCTGCTGCCGCTTATTAAAAAATTACCAAAAAAATACCGGGAAGCTGTACTTCTTAGCGATATACAGGGCTTAAAACAAAATAAGGTAGCCGAAATTCTTGGAATGTCACTATCAGGCGCAAAATCCCGTATTCAACGAGGCCGGAAATTAATCCAACAGGGGTTTGTGAATTGCTGTGACTACACAATTAATGAGCAGGGTTTCCTGGTAGGGGATGACAAGACCGAAGATGAATGTAAGGTTTGTTCCTGA
- a CDS encoding Lrp/AsnC family transcriptional regulator, which translates to MPLDQINWKILQELQKNARMSFSEIGRKIGLTSPAVAERVKKMEDKGIIKGYNVQVSYNKTGHQLKAIITLKVFMGRLKPFLEKVKEFREVINCYRITGNENIILEVILYDQAHLEGFIDKLITYGETRTHIVLSNVVEQAPVKPRV; encoded by the coding sequence ATGCCTTTAGATCAAATAAACTGGAAAATACTTCAGGAGCTACAGAAGAATGCCAGAATGTCCTTTTCTGAAATTGGAAGAAAGATTGGGCTCACTTCTCCCGCAGTTGCCGAAAGAGTTAAGAAAATGGAAGATAAGGGAATTATTAAAGGTTATAATGTACAGGTTTCCTATAATAAAACCGGCCACCAGCTAAAAGCTATCATCACTCTAAAGGTATTTATGGGCAGATTAAAACCTTTTCTTGAAAAGGTGAAAGAATTTCGGGAAGTGATCAACTGTTACCGGATTACAGGAAATGAAAATATAATTCTCGAGGTAATTCTCTACGATCAGGCGCATTTGGAGGGCTTTATAGATAAATTGATCACCTATGGAGAAACCAGAACCCATATTGTACTTTCCAACGTGGTAGAACAAGCTCCCGTAAAACCGCGGGTTTAA
- a CDS encoding MarC family protein, translating into MENLWVFAIGVFTAFFAINSPPGNIPIFLSLTKAADGKTKKKISRKATFTAFIIVTGFIILGKYIFDLFGITIPAFKITGGILIFFVGFEMIRAQESSIDNQSEINFNEGISISPLAIPILAGPGTIVTAMNYVTNASYIQLGIIIVMFALIMYLNHLAFISSEYLVRYIGKNKIIVIEKIMGLIIAIIGTSMFIEGVRLAFLMPLEL; encoded by the coding sequence ATGGAAAATCTGTGGGTGTTTGCCATAGGTGTTTTTACCGCGTTTTTTGCGATCAACAGTCCGCCGGGGAATATTCCAATTTTCCTGAGCCTGACCAAGGCTGCCGATGGTAAAACCAAGAAAAAGATCTCCCGTAAAGCTACTTTCACCGCCTTTATAATCGTTACCGGCTTTATCATCCTGGGGAAATACATTTTTGATCTTTTTGGTATTACGATTCCGGCCTTTAAGATCACCGGTGGGATACTAATTTTCTTTGTTGGTTTTGAAATGATACGTGCCCAGGAATCCAGTATAGATAACCAATCTGAGATCAATTTTAATGAAGGGATCTCCATTTCACCGCTGGCGATTCCTATTCTAGCCGGGCCCGGTACCATTGTAACTGCAATGAACTATGTTACCAATGCCAGTTATATTCAACTTGGGATTATTATTGTAATGTTTGCTCTTATTATGTACCTCAATCACCTGGCATTTATTTCCAGTGAGTATCTTGTACGCTACATAGGAAAGAACAAGATCATCGTGATTGAAAAGATCATGGGATTGATCATAGCAATTATTGGAACCAGCATGTTCATTGAAGGAGTAAGGCTGGCATTTTTAATGCCATTGGAACTTTAG
- a CDS encoding methylmalonyl-CoA mutase family protein, protein MEVQAPYKPINKVRIVTAASLFDGHDAAINIMRRIIQSTGVEVIHLGHDRSVEEVVNCAIQEDANAIAMTSYQGGHNEYFKYMYDLLQEKGAGHIKIFGGGGGVILPEEIKELMDYGITRIYAPDDGREMGLQGMINDLVKTADTPTPPLKNENQVEKLVENKDVNTIARLISLAENRPEDFHKVFTFGPNGESKVPVLGITGTGGAGKSSLVDELVRRFLVDFPNKTIGIISVDPSKRKTGGALLGDRIRMNAINDSRVYMRSLATRQSNLALSKYVSEAVEVLKAAKYDLIILETSGIGQSDTEIIEHSDASLYVMTPEFGAATQLEKIDMLDFADVVAINKFDKRGALDALRDVKKQFQRNHGLWHSDPESLPVYGTIASQFNDPGMNTLYRQLINKIDEKTDSALNSTFEALEDKSEKIFIIPPSRTRYLSEISENNRSYDQKANSQVEVAQKLYGIYKTMESLTGNAPELTKTGLNEDVLSNLKDEDATFGKLLLDQFDKVKMDLDAYNWEVITGWEEKVNKYKEPVYSFMVRDKEINIETHTESLSHTQVPKIALPKYQAWGDILRWCLQENVPGEFPFTAGLYPFKRAGEDPTRMFAGEGGPERTNRRFHYVSMGLPAKRLSTAFDSVTLYGNDPDHRPDIYGKIGNAGVSICCLDDAKKLYSGFDLAHALTSVSMTINGPAPMLLGFFMNAAIDQQCEKYIHEHGLEKEVEEKINKIFKDKNAERPTYQGKLPEGNNGLGLMLLGVTGDQVLPADVYEKIKTHTLKVVRGTVQADILKEDQAQNTCIFSTEFALRLMGDVQEYFIEKQVRNFYSVSISGYHIAEAGANPVTQLALTLANGFTYVEYYLSRGMNINDFGPNLSFFFSNGIDPEYAVIGRVARKIWSKALKYNYGANERAQMLKYHIQTSGRSLHAQEIDFNDIRTTLQALYAIYDNCNSLHTNAYDEAITTPTEASVRRAMAIQLIINKELGLTKNENPIQGAFIIEELTDLVEEAVLLEFDRITERGGVLGAMETMYQRSKIQEESLYYETLKHNGDFPIIGVNTFLSSTGSPTVTPGEVIRATEEEKQYQITTLHNLHKAKEDKAEAALEEIRKAAIKNENLFEVLMEATKVCSLGQITSAMFEVGGQYRRNM, encoded by the coding sequence ATGGAAGTACAAGCTCCTTATAAACCCATAAATAAAGTAAGAATAGTTACCGCAGCCTCCCTCTTTGACGGGCATGATGCAGCCATCAATATTATGCGCCGCATCATCCAGTCAACAGGGGTAGAAGTGATACACCTGGGTCATGACCGCAGTGTGGAAGAGGTGGTGAATTGTGCCATACAGGAAGATGCCAATGCCATAGCGATGACCTCTTACCAGGGCGGCCATAATGAGTATTTTAAATATATGTATGACCTGCTACAGGAAAAAGGTGCAGGCCACATCAAGATCTTTGGTGGGGGTGGAGGGGTGATCCTTCCCGAGGAAATAAAGGAACTTATGGATTACGGCATAACCCGTATCTATGCGCCAGATGATGGACGGGAAATGGGCTTGCAGGGTATGATCAATGACCTGGTGAAAACAGCCGATACTCCCACTCCTCCTTTAAAAAATGAAAACCAGGTCGAAAAACTTGTTGAGAATAAGGATGTAAACACAATTGCCCGTTTAATCTCCCTGGCAGAGAACAGACCGGAAGATTTTCATAAGGTTTTCACTTTTGGACCCAACGGCGAATCTAAAGTTCCGGTTTTGGGGATCACAGGTACGGGTGGTGCAGGAAAATCTTCCCTGGTAGATGAGCTGGTAAGAAGATTTCTTGTTGATTTTCCAAATAAGACAATTGGGATAATTTCTGTTGACCCTTCCAAAAGAAAAACAGGCGGAGCACTGTTAGGTGACAGGATACGTATGAATGCGATCAATGATTCCCGCGTCTACATGCGTTCCCTCGCTACAAGGCAATCGAATCTTGCCTTATCAAAGTATGTATCTGAAGCTGTTGAAGTACTGAAGGCCGCGAAATACGACCTTATTATTCTTGAAACTTCGGGAATAGGCCAGAGTGATACCGAGATCATAGAACATTCAGATGCTTCTTTATATGTAATGACTCCCGAATTTGGGGCGGCAACTCAACTTGAAAAAATAGATATGCTTGATTTCGCCGATGTTGTGGCGATCAATAAGTTTGATAAACGCGGGGCGCTTGACGCCTTGCGCGATGTGAAAAAGCAGTTTCAGCGTAACCACGGCCTGTGGCATTCAGATCCTGAAAGTCTTCCGGTGTATGGCACTATTGCCTCCCAGTTCAACGATCCTGGAATGAATACACTTTATCGTCAATTGATCAATAAGATAGACGAGAAAACAGATTCGGCTTTAAATTCAACATTCGAGGCACTGGAAGATAAAAGTGAAAAGATCTTTATTATCCCGCCAAGTCGCACGCGTTACCTTTCAGAAATTTCTGAAAATAACAGGAGCTATGATCAAAAAGCCAATTCCCAGGTGGAGGTGGCGCAAAAGCTCTACGGAATTTATAAAACCATGGAGTCACTCACAGGCAATGCTCCAGAGCTTACCAAAACCGGTCTCAATGAAGACGTTTTAAGCAATCTAAAAGATGAAGATGCTACCTTCGGAAAGTTGTTACTGGACCAGTTTGATAAAGTTAAAATGGACCTTGATGCCTACAACTGGGAAGTAATTACCGGTTGGGAGGAGAAAGTAAACAAATACAAAGAGCCTGTTTATTCTTTTATGGTTCGGGACAAAGAAATAAATATTGAGACCCATACAGAGTCCCTTTCCCATACGCAGGTTCCAAAAATAGCACTTCCCAAATACCAGGCCTGGGGTGATATCCTTCGCTGGTGCCTTCAGGAAAATGTTCCCGGAGAATTTCCTTTTACGGCAGGACTCTACCCATTTAAAAGAGCAGGTGAAGATCCTACCCGAATGTTTGCAGGGGAAGGCGGGCCGGAGCGTACAAACAGAAGATTTCATTATGTAAGTATGGGACTGCCGGCAAAAAGGCTTTCAACCGCATTTGATTCGGTAACCCTGTACGGGAATGATCCGGATCACCGACCTGATATATATGGAAAAATTGGAAATGCGGGAGTTTCCATTTGTTGCCTGGATGATGCGAAGAAACTTTATTCAGGTTTTGACCTTGCTCATGCGTTAACTTCGGTGAGTATGACCATTAACGGGCCGGCCCCTATGTTGCTTGGTTTCTTCATGAATGCGGCCATAGACCAGCAGTGTGAAAAATATATTCACGAGCATGGCCTTGAAAAAGAAGTTGAAGAGAAGATAAATAAGATCTTTAAAGATAAAAATGCTGAACGTCCTACATATCAGGGGAAACTTCCCGAAGGTAATAATGGCCTTGGACTTATGTTGCTGGGTGTTACCGGAGATCAGGTGCTCCCTGCAGATGTTTATGAAAAAATTAAAACTCATACCCTGAAAGTGGTGAGAGGTACCGTGCAGGCAGATATCCTTAAAGAGGACCAGGCACAAAATACCTGTATCTTTTCTACAGAATTTGCCTTGAGATTAATGGGAGACGTTCAGGAATATTTCATTGAAAAGCAGGTTCGTAATTTTTATTCGGTTTCAATTTCCGGATATCATATTGCCGAAGCAGGTGCCAATCCTGTAACCCAGCTGGCGCTTACCCTTGCAAATGGTTTCACCTATGTGGAATACTATTTAAGCCGTGGAATGAATATCAACGATTTTGGGCCAAACCTGTCGTTCTTCTTTTCAAACGGGATAGATCCTGAATATGCGGTAATAGGAAGGGTTGCAAGAAAGATCTGGTCTAAGGCTTTGAAATATAATTATGGGGCCAATGAAAGGGCTCAAATGTTGAAATACCATATCCAAACTTCCGGAAGGTCATTACACGCCCAGGAAATAGATTTTAATGACATAAGAACAACCCTGCAGGCCTTGTATGCGATTTATGACAATTGTAACTCGCTGCATACCAATGCATATGATGAGGCAATTACCACTCCAACAGAAGCTTCTGTAAGAAGGGCAATGGCCATCCAGTTGATCATAAACAAAGAACTGGGCCTTACCAAAAATGAAAACCCTATTCAGGGTGCATTTATTATTGAAGAGCTAACAGATCTTGTTGAAGAGGCGGTGCTTCTGGAATTTGACAGGATCACTGAAAGAGGAGGAGTGCTTGGGGCAATGGAAACTATGTACCAACGCAGCAAGATTCAGGAAGAAAGTCTTTATTATGAAACCTTGAAACACAACGGGGATTTCCCCATTATTGGGGTAAATACTTTTTTAAGTTCCACAGGTTCTCCTACGGTAACACCTGGAGAAGTGATACGGGCCACAGAAGAAGAAAAACAATACCAGATCACAACACTGCACAATCTTCATAAAGCAAAAGAAGACAAGGCTGAAGCTGCGTTGGAGGAGATAAGGAAAGCGGCAATCAAAAATGAGAATTTGTTTGAGGTACTTATGGAAGCTACCAAAGTTTGCTCGCTGGGACAAATTACCAGTGCCATGTTCGAGGTTGGTGGACAGTATAGAAGAAATATGTAA
- a CDS encoding DUF4197 domain-containing protein: MKKLLLLLLIPIFSGCAELQDIAGQMPNGGYGVSNVEIGLGLRQALNFGIDKQVTKLTKEDGFFRNDLVRIGLPAELQKVDKTLRDVGLSSLADEGLKVLNRAAEDAVKEATPIFVTAVKEITFTDARNILLGNDVAATTYLTQKTTTPLYGKFNPVIQNSLDKVGATEVWTNIINRYNALPLTSKVNPDLADYVTNEALKGVFTMIAIEEKEIRNNLAARTTGLLQRVFSLQD, encoded by the coding sequence ATGAAAAAATTACTACTCTTATTATTGATACCCATATTTTCAGGTTGTGCCGAACTACAGGATATTGCAGGCCAAATGCCAAATGGCGGCTATGGGGTTTCCAATGTCGAAATTGGATTGGGTTTACGCCAGGCCCTGAATTTTGGAATTGACAAGCAGGTAACAAAACTAACCAAAGAAGATGGTTTTTTCCGGAATGATTTAGTGCGTATTGGCTTGCCTGCAGAACTTCAGAAGGTTGATAAAACCCTTAGAGATGTTGGCCTTAGCTCCCTGGCCGATGAAGGACTTAAAGTACTTAACCGCGCTGCAGAAGATGCCGTAAAAGAAGCTACCCCAATTTTTGTTACAGCCGTTAAAGAGATCACTTTTACTGATGCCAGGAATATTTTACTGGGAAATGATGTTGCTGCTACCACCTATCTCACGCAAAAAACCACCACCCCATTATACGGAAAGTTTAACCCTGTAATTCAGAATTCCCTGGACAAAGTGGGTGCTACAGAGGTGTGGACCAACATTATAAACCGTTACAATGCCCTTCCACTCACTTCAAAGGTAAACCCGGACCTTGCCGATTATGTTACCAATGAAGCTTTAAAGGGTGTTTTCACTATGATCGCTATTGAAGAGAAGGAAATAAGGAACAACCTGGCAGCCCGAACTACGGGATTATTACAGCGGGTATTCTCCCTGCAAGACTAA
- a CDS encoding Lacal_2735 family protein: MFGFLFRSEEDRLSHKYTQLMYRAFSIAPVDKEKSDKLNARAQRILKQLKRMHYKELDNCF, translated from the coding sequence ATGTTTGGATTCTTATTTAGAAGTGAAGAGGATCGCTTAAGCCACAAATATACTCAGTTAATGTATCGTGCTTTTAGTATAGCACCTGTGGATAAAGAAAAAAGCGATAAATTAAATGCAAGGGCACAAAGAATACTTAAACAATTGAAGAGGATGCATTATAAGGAACTGGATAATTGTTTCTGA
- a CDS encoding ABC transporter substrate-binding protein encodes MIIHDQLHREIKILKPLRRIVSLVPSQTELLVDLGLEENLVGITKFCVHPIHLRKTISVVGGTKKVKIDKIKALKPDIILCNKEENTQEMVRELENVAPVHVSDIIEISDALELIEMYGDLFNKKQEAQVLVKGIESKLMIFTALPKRKLRVAYFIWRDPWMVAGKNTFINTLLELNNWENIFAERDERYPVIEPEELTSANVDLILLSSEPFPFSEIHKKEIQHFCKCRITFANGEYFSWYGSRLLQAIDYFGHFQKQLSSSL; translated from the coding sequence ATGATCATACACGATCAACTGCATCGGGAGATTAAAATTTTAAAACCTTTGCGGCGTATTGTTTCTCTGGTTCCAAGCCAGACCGAACTTTTAGTGGATCTCGGGCTGGAAGAGAATCTCGTGGGGATCACAAAATTTTGTGTGCATCCAATTCATTTGCGAAAAACCATATCCGTAGTTGGAGGTACCAAAAAAGTAAAAATTGATAAAATAAAAGCTCTTAAACCTGATATCATTTTATGTAATAAGGAAGAAAATACCCAGGAAATGGTGCGGGAGTTGGAGAATGTAGCACCGGTTCATGTTTCTGATATCATAGAAATAAGTGATGCGCTGGAACTTATAGAAATGTATGGGGACCTCTTTAATAAAAAGCAGGAGGCTCAGGTTTTGGTGAAAGGAATAGAAAGTAAGTTAATGATTTTTACGGCGCTGCCTAAAAGGAAATTACGGGTCGCTTATTTCATATGGCGGGATCCCTGGATGGTTGCAGGAAAAAATACGTTTATCAATACGTTACTGGAGCTAAATAACTGGGAAAACATTTTTGCAGAACGAGATGAGCGCTATCCAGTGATAGAGCCTGAGGAACTCACCAGTGCCAATGTAGATCTCATCCTGCTTTCTTCTGAACCATTTCCTTTCAGTGAAATTCATAAAAAGGAAATACAGCATTTTTGCAAATGCAGGATTACGTTTGCAAATGGGGAATATTTCAGCTGGTATGGTTCCAGATTGTTACAGGCAATAGATTATTTCGGGCATTTTCAGAAACAATTATCCAGTTCCTTATAA